From the genome of Pseudomonas sp. WJP1:
GATGCTGATGATCGATGTGTCCATCCCCAGTGCCTGGGACAAGCCTTCGACAAAATGGCTGCTGGCGCGACTCACCAGTTGGAACAGACCGCTGAGGCCGTCAACGATGAAGCGGATGACTGAACCGAGGACCTGGCCAAGCCATTCGAAAAAACCTTCTACCTGCATGAAATGAACGTCCTGTCTGTAGGAGCTGGCGTGCCAGCGAATTTTCACAGGCGCCGCCGAGGCACGCCATCGAATGATTATGGTGCAAAGATCGACAACGCTGCCAGGCACTTGCCTTCCCCCGCCATCCCCCCGAAGCTATACGCCTTCAGGAGAGCCCGATGAACCTTGTTGAACTGACCGAACGCCTGCACGCCATCCGTGATCGCAATGACTGGCGGCAATTTCACAGCCCGAAAAACCTGGCCATGGCCGCGAGTGTCGAAATGTCCGAGCTGGTGGAGATTTTCCAGTGGCTGAGCGAAGACCAGTCGCGCCAGTTGCCCGCCGACAAGCTGGCCCATGCCGGGCAGGAAGTCGGCGATATCGTGCTCTACCTGTTGTTGCTGTGCAG
Proteins encoded in this window:
- a CDS encoding MazG-like family protein, whose protein sequence is MNLVELTERLHAIRDRNDWRQFHSPKNLAMAASVEMSELVEIFQWLSEDQSRQLPADKLAHAGQEVGDIVLYLLLLCSELGLDMNEVVRSKLADSERRFG